Genomic DNA from Scyliorhinus torazame isolate Kashiwa2021f chromosome 15, sScyTor2.1, whole genome shotgun sequence:
CAGGGCATGCAGAGATTTCTGAGACCAATGTTGAAATGTTCTTCCAGATGTCCTCATTTCTTCAAGTGCCCCTGCTAGCTAAAGCCTGCAGTGATTTTCTCATCAAAACGCTTGACCTCACCAACTGCTTACAACTTTTGTCCCTGTCTGAGGGTTATGGTTCTACTTGTTTGTACAATCATGCTTTGCTATTTGTAGTGCAACACTTCTCTCTTCTGTTAAAATCAAATGATTTCTTAGAAATGAATGCCGGACAGCTAGAAAAATGTCTTAAAGCAGATGCACTGAATGTCCCTGATGAGGATACTGTTTTGAATGCTGTTCTTCAGTGGACTCAGTATGATGTTAACATGAGAGAAAAGCATTTGCCTCATATGATTAACCTTGTGAGATTGCATCAGCTATCCAAAGAATCTCTGGAGGACTTTATGAGATCTGAAAGTTTACTAGCAAATAATCCTGAATGCATGGAATCCATTTGTGCTGTTCTTGATAAACTTGAAGAGTTTAATGGGCTCTTTCCTGATGCAAGACCATCCACAACAGAAAAATACATATTTGTTCACAAAACTGAAGAAAATGGTGTGATTAAGCATACATTTTGCTATAACATTGAAAGCGATACCTGGAAAGAGTTGCCAGCTACCAATATTATTGATTTTCCAGGGTCAAGTTTGGTTACCTTTGGAGAAAAAATATTTATTACTGGAGGATGTAAGATTAGCTGCAATAAATCTATACGATTGCACATTGTAGAAAGATGTCATGATGCAACTGACCAGACATGGTGCTACTGCCCAAGGACAAACAATTTCTCTTCTATTTCATCAATGAAAAACTCTCGAACCATGCACACATCGGTTATTGCAATGGATCAGCTTTTTGTAGTCGGTGGGAAAACCAGAGGAGCGCGAGAAATCCGGAGTCTTCTAAATGTTGAATCCTACAACCCTCTTACCAAAGAATGGAGATCAGTGAGCCATTTGCCAAGAGGAATTTACTATCCAGAAGCCAGTGCTTGCAACAACATTATCTATGTTCTTGGATCTGAGGTGGAAATAGCTGATATCTTCAATCCATCATTAGATTGCTTCTTCAAATACAATGTATCCTCTGATCAATGGTCAGAACTTGTTGCAGAATTTGGCCAGTTTTTTCATGCTACTCTTGTGAAAGCTGTCCCAGTGAATTGCATGTTGTATATTTGTGATCTTTCTACTTACAAAGTCTACAGTTTTTGTCCAGAAACCTGTGTTTGGAAAGGTGAGGGCTCATTTGAGTGTGCAGGCTTCAATGCAGGGGCTATTGGGATTTCAGACAAGATTTATATTTTGGGCGGGGATTATGCTCCTGATGAAATCACAGATGAAGTACAGGTGTACCACAGCAGCAGATCTGAATGGGAGGAAGTATCACCAATGCCCAGGCCTTTAACAGAGTTTCATTGTCAGGTGATTCAGTTTAACCGATATAGGGATCCCTGGAAAAGTCAATTGTAATTGTAATGTCCATTTTTAATTGGTGATAAATAGCTTTCTATTTAGCCCCAACTATTTATTTATATTTGTTTTTCAAACAATTATTCAGtttcaagtcgccacattccagcgtctgttcgagtacactgagagggaattcagaatgtccaattcacctaacaagcacctctttcgggacttagaAAGGTGTACATCACAAGGATGGTTGTATTGGTTGACGAATGGCTGGAGCATGGGGCAAgtcgtgatgaaacctccaggaatacatttaatcacagttggcaaccctacctGGTCTCCATTATCTCTGCCAGCTTCAAAATTCTGATGTTAGCAAACCAAGACATGGGCTTGGATTTTGCATCCTGAAACGGGATGGAATGGAGGTGGGTCTTTTAACATGCCTGCTCCAGAATTGGCCTGTCTCAGGTCTGATTTTTGGTTGACAACTCATCTCCAGGCCAATTAAGGCCCCAATCCCGGGAATATTTTGCTTCCCAGCAGGCTGTTGACTGAGGCAAATTCCCAACCTGAAATTGAACCAATTTGTCTCCTGATTCCCATTTCCGAGGAGAAAATTCAGCATTTGATCTATACTGTGTGCAACATTGGTAGGTGGCATCAGTGTCAATGGATGGAGATTTATATTTCAGCGTGGATGGATTTGTTCAAATAGTGTAGATGACTTTTAATGTGGGATTGGGTATTTAAGTGAGTATACAGCACATTTCAGCTGAAACATAGCTCTGTCAGTTGCTGGTGACAGGGAGTCTTCCTCTTACTTCACCCCACTCCTTGCAGATGGGGCctttcttattgaatgatggaatgATCCATTTCCCACCCCTTTTGAACTGCTTAATTTTGCAAGTTACCTCACACCAGAGCACTGTAAGGCACTCTTTATGGTCTTGAGAGAAGAAACCCCCCTCAATATTGTCCATGCACTGAAAGCATTTCTTGAGCACAAAATTCTCTGCTTTACTTTTGCTGTGGTGTTATGGCCTACAATGTTTCTTTGTTCACCTGGGTCACAAACGTTCCACAGAAGGATTTTTATAAATGGTCTCCCTTGCTCCCCAGTTGCCAGTCTGTGACCTGCACACTGTTGGGTAAAGTGGGATTTATAAATATGTATCACCGTAGCTTCCAGGGAACTAGGCCATTTCTTCAGATTTTCCCCAAATCTGAAGTGGTAAATCTGGGAGCTCCAGTGGGAATTCAAGCTAAGTAGTTCTAAATGGAATTGAATGAAAGTCACAATTTCAGGGTGATTTTGAAACACAGTGTTGTGATTTTTTTGTGGCGATTAGACATACATAATTTACATTCAACAAAATGCAAATATCATGAGCATGTGTACTCCTTAAAGAGTGCAGGAGGAGGAGCTGAAAATTACATCAAGGGAAATGTTGTTTTGTAGTCAGTAGACAGCAATATTTGTCTATAAAGTGCACTTTAGTTTTTCCATGTTCAAGGGAAGAGAATTTTGAGAGACGTTCCTCTTCCAATATGGTCAAAC
This window encodes:
- the kbtbd3 gene encoding kelch repeat and BTB domain-containing protein 3 isoform X3, which gives rise to MDSVSRAACRVTERRSVSLVAETHGKQVLNVLQNFREQNIFFDFTIFVKGEKLPCHRCILAACSDFFRAMFEVHMRERDDGSVKIMNLSPEAVRAFLDFAYTGHAEISETNVEMFFQMSSFLQVPLLAKACSDFLIKTLDLTNCLQLLSLSEGYGSTCLYNHALLFVVQHFSLLLKSNDFLEMNAGQLEKCLKADALNVPDEDTVLNAVLQWTQYDVNMREKHLPHMINLVRLHQLSKESLEDFMRSESLLANNPECMESICAVLDKLEEFNGLFPDARPSTTEKYIFVHKTEENGVIKHTFCYNIESDTWKELPATNIIDFPGSSLVTFGEKIFITGGCKISCNKSIRLHIVERCHDATDQTWCYCPRTNNFSSISSMKNSRTMHTSVIAMDQLFVVGGKTRGAREIRSLLNVESYNPLTKEWRSVSHLPRGIYYPEASACNNIIYVLGSEVEIADIFNPSLDCFFKYNVSSDQWSELVAEFGQFFHATLVKAVPVNCMLYICDLSTYKVYSFCPETCVWKGEGSFECAGFNAGAIGISDKIYILGGDYAPDEITDEVQVYHSSRSEWEEVSPMPRPLTEFHCQVIQFNRYRDPWKSQL